The following proteins come from a genomic window of Salvia hispanica cultivar TCC Black 2014 chromosome 4, UniMelb_Shisp_WGS_1.0, whole genome shotgun sequence:
- the LOC125222478 gene encoding squamous cell carcinoma antigen recognized by T-cells 3, with protein MADSETLVTAPSTSLEEDSNANDVLMPDAKNATEGSDSDSDSESESDSDSEDESQAKAQIEALETQLYNNPSDYDTHVQYIKALRKQGELEKLNQAREAMSSLFPLTPDMWREWAKDQTTISSSLEALPQIEKLYERGVSDYMSVDLWCDYLNFVQEHDPSVKECSAVGISKARNLFERALTAAGLHVDGGHHIWELYREFEQAIIFIIDETDSAAKEKQIQRVRNLFHRQLSIPHTDLKSTLAAYQAWEADQGRLTNDNNKDLDDLPSHVVSVYQKALEMLNDRAHLEENISKSNTDSEKLQDFMTYLKFEHSSGDPARIQILYERAIAVFPVSADLWLDYTQYLDKTFKTARIVRDSYYRATRNCPWVGELWVRYLLALERCHASEEELSTVFERSLLCTFSGFDEYLNVFLTRADGLRRRMSSSTAVKDEVDYAILRDIFQRASDYLSPHLKNTESLLRLHSYWARLELKYGKDLTAARGVWESLLKICGSMMEAWQAYIAWETETGNINEGRSLYKRCYSKRFPGTGSEDICHSWLRFEREYGSLEEFDIAVQKVSPRLQELQLFRLQQESKNVIPAANDRENPSKKSAREKRKLTSHSVEEQPPAKHHKSAAHDSNKKIQNDKGQPRQSAEPSEAAELKNKNAERAKNQEMQDKSKNSIQFNDQCTAFVSNLNLQATADDLHNFFADAGGVVAVRLLKDKFTRKSRGLAYVDFSDDAHLAAALQKNKQIFMGKKLSILKSDPKQGRKKEVAGRSGRAEHGRSDTRETPKGKMDIQPQSPTSGQGDVKLKGRNTFAVPRNVKPLGWSSRSTPPSDAANEQEADNPKSNDEFRKMLMKS; from the exons atggcGGATTCTGAAACCCTAGTTACTGCTCCATCTACTAGCCTAGAAGAAGACAGCAACGCTAACGATGTTTTGATGCCCGACGCTAAGAACGCTACTGAAGGCTCCGACTCTGACTCCGACTCAGAATCCGAATCGGACTCCGACTCTGAAGATGAATCCCAGGCGAAGGCTCAAATTGAAGCACTGGAAACACAGCTCTACAATAATCCATCGGATTACGATACTCATGTCCAA TATATCAAAGCTCTGCGGAAGCAGGGGGAGTTAGAGAAGCTGAATCAAGCAAGGGAAGCAATGAGTTCGTTGTTCCCACTGACTCCTGATATGTGGCGCGAATGGGCCAAGGATCAAACTACTATTAGCTCCTC GCTAGAAGCACTCCCTCAGATCGAAAAGCTGTATGAACGAGGAGTGTCTGATTATATG TCTGTTGACCTTTGGTGTGACTACTTAAATTTTGTACAAGAACATGATCCTTCTGTCAAAGAATGTTCTGCTGTGGGCATCTCGAAAGCAAGAAATCTGTTTGAGCGTGCACTTACTGCTGCTGGCTTGCATGTTGATGGAGGTCACCACATATGGGAACTGTACAGAGAATTTGAACAAgcgattatttttattattgacgAAACTGACTCTGCG GCAAAAGAAAAGCAGATCCAGCGCGTGCGAAATTTATTTCATCGTCAGTTATCTATTCCCCATACCGACCTAAAATCAACACTTGCTGCGTACCAGGCCTGGGAAGCTGATCAGGGGCGTCTCACTAATGATAACAATAAAGATTTAGATGACCTTCCATCTCATGTTGTCTCTGTATATCAAAAGGCATTGGAGATGCTGAATGACCGAGCTCATCTAGAAGAAAATATTTCCAAGAGCAATACAGATTCTGAAAAACTTCAAGATTTCATG ACTTACTTGAAATTTGAGCACTCATCTGGTGATCCAGCACGTATACAGATCTTGTATGAACGAGCTATAGCCGTGTTTCCTGTATCTGCTGATCTATGGCTTGACTATACACAGTATCTGGATAAAACATTTAAG ACTGCCAGAATTGTGAGGGACAGCTATTATAGGGCCACAAGGAACTGTCCTTGGGTGGGTGAATTGTGGGTTCGATACTTGCTTGCCCTGGAACGTTGTCATGCTTCTGAGGAAGAGTTATCAACA GTATTTGAACGATCACTGCTGTGCACTTTTTCAGGATTTGATgag TACCTAAATGTATTCCTCACAAGAGCCGATGGGTTAAGGCGGAGAATGTCTTCATCTACAGCTGTGAAGGATGAAGTGGACTATGCAATTTTAAGGGATATATTTCAG CGTGCATCAGATTACCTATCCCCACATCTCAAAAACACAGAAAGCTTACTTCGCTTGCACAGTTATTGGGCTCGACTGGAGTTGAAGTATGGAAAAGATTTGACTGCGGCTCGTGGCGTCTGGGAGAGCTTGCTTAAAATATG TGGGTCTATGATGGAAGCTTGGCAAGCTTATATAGCATGGGAGACTGAGACGGGCAATATAAATGAAGGCAGATCCCTTTACAAGAGATGCTACAGTAAGAGATTCCCTGGAACAGGCTCAGAG GATATTTGCCATTCATGGCTGCGCTTTGAGAGAGAATATGGATCACTGGAAGAGTTTGATATTGCTGTTCAAAAG GTGTCTCCTCGTCTTCAAGAGTTGCAGCTGTTTAGGTTGCAACAGGAGAGCAAAAATGTCATTCCTGCTGCAAATGATAGAGAAAATCCATCCAAGAAAAGTGCCCGGGAAAAGAGGAAGCTAACTTCACATTCAGTAGAAGAACAGCCACCAGCTAAGCATCACAAAAGTGCGGCTCACGattccaacaaaaaaattcagaatGATAAAGGTCAGCCAAGGCAATCAGCTGAACCAAGTGAAGCTGCTGagttaaaaaacaaaaatgcagAACGTGCTAAAAACCAGGAAATGCAGGATAAATCTAAAAACTCTATCCAATTTAATGATCAATGCACTGCCTTCGTTTCCAATCTGAATCTCCAG GCAACTGCTGATGATCTGCATAATTTCTTTGCTGATGCTGGTGGAGTTGTTGCAGTTCGATTACTAAAGGACAAATTTACCAGAAAATCAAGA GGGTTGGCATATGTGGATTTCTCAGACGATGCACACCTTGCAGCGGCTTTACAAAAGAATAAACAAATCTTTATGGGCAAGAAGTTAAGCATTTTGAAATCAGATCCTAAGCAAGGCAGGAAGAAAGAAGTTGCTGGGCGTAGTGGCAGAGCAGAACATG GCCGATCTGACACACGAGAGACTCCCAAGGGGAAAATGGACATTCAGCCACAATCTCCCACTTCTGGGCAGGGTGATGTTAAGTTGAAGGGGAGGAACACATTTGCAGTACCAAGAAATGTTAAACCTCTCGGTTGGAGCAGTCGAAGCACACCACCATCTGATGCAGCTAATGAACAGGAGGCCGATAACCCCAAATCTAATGATGAGTTCAGGAAGATGCTAATGAAATCATGA
- the LOC125220481 gene encoding cytosolic sulfotransferase 12-like yields the protein MTGDPLPKASFWDKPDILTQLEGFWLVSTVVDPATTFRSNFNAREDDVVLASSIKTGTTWLMALSHSILKKPENGDPLATDNPHTLVPTVESAPFTNTKVDIYDASAPRLLHTHLPYSHLPASVKNSTCKIVYIARSPKDTLISMWHFFNAIYRRDREPLPLDEAVDCFCTGVHPFGPFSDHVAEYWLESRRRLEKVLFVKYEEMKSDAKREVSRIAEFLGRPLTGEGEAEELLWRCSLERLKNLEVNSSGHDSELVPNAAYFRKGQVGDWKNYLTSQMEERIHQTVGLKLEALGLFF from the coding sequence ATGACCGGCGATCCCCTCCCAAAAGCGAGTTTCTGGGACAAACCCGACATCCTGACCCAGTTGGAAGGTTTCTGGCTGGTCAGCACAGTAGTCGACCCGGCCACCACCTTCCGCTCCAACTTCAACGCCAGAGAAGACGACGTCGTTCTGGCGTCGTCCATCAAGACCGGCACCACGTGGCTCATGGCTCTCTCCCATTCCATCCTCAAAAAACCCGAAAACGGCGATCCCTTAGCCACAGACAACCCTCACACCCTCGTCCCCACCGTCGAGTCCGCACCCTTCACCAACACAAAGGTAGACATCTATGACGCCTCGGCCCCTCGCCTCCTCCACACCCACCTCCCATACTCCCACCTCCCAGCCTCCGTCAAGAACTCCACCTGCAAGATCGTCTACATCGCCAGGAGCCCCAAGGACACCCTCATCTCCATGTGGCACTTCTTCAATGCCATATACAGGCGCGATCGAGAGCCTCTGCCGCTTGACGAGGCTGTGGATTGCTTCTGCACCGGCGTGCATCCCTTTGGCCCCTTCTCGGATCACGTGGCAGAGTACTGGCTGGAGAGCAGGAGAAGGCTGGAGAAGGTCTTGTTCGTCAAGTATGAGGAGATGAAATCGGATGCCAAGAGGGAGGTTTCGAGGATTGCTGAGTTTTTGGGGAGGCCGTTGACGGGGGAAGGAGAGGCGGAGGAGCTTTTGTGGAGGTGCAGTTTGGAGAGGCTTAAGAATTTGGAGGTGAATTCGAGTGGCCATGATTCGGAGCTCGTGCCTAATGCTGCATATTTTAGGAAGGGTCAAGTTGGAGACTGGAAGAATTACTTGACGTCTCAAATGGAAGAACGGATTCATCAAACCGTTGGCCTTAAGCTTGAGGCGTTAGGCCTCTTTTTCTAG
- the LOC125220480 gene encoding cytosolic sulfotransferase 16-like → MSGDLLPKASFWDEADILTQLEGFWLVSAGLDPATTFRSNFNARDDDVFLASSIKTGTTWLMALSHSILNKAENGDPLATDNPHTLVPTVEFEPLSTNKKLDIYDASAPRLLHNHLPYSLLPSSIKNSACKILSNIQHKGYFGNGLAFQLQS, encoded by the exons ATGTCCGGCGATCTCCTCCCAAAAGCAAGTTTCTGGGACGAAGCCGACATCCTGACCCAGTTGGAAGGTTTCTGGCTGGTCAGTGCAGGACTCGACCCAGCCACCACCTTCCGCTCCAACTTCAACGCCCGCGACGACGACGTCTTTCTGGCGTCGTCCATCAAGACCGGCACCACATGGCTCATGGCTCTCTCCCATTCCATCCTCAATAAAGCCGAAAACGGGGATCCCTTAGCCACGGACAACCCTCACACTCTCGTCCCCACCGTCGAGTTCGAGCCCTTGTCCACCAACAAAAAGCTCGACATCTACGACGCCTCGGCCCCTCGCCTCCTCCACAACCACCTCCCATACTCCCTCCTCCCTAGCTCCATCAAGAACTCCGCCTGCAAGATC CTCTCCAATATTCAACACAAGGGTTACTTTGGTAACGGCCTAGCATTCCAACTGCAAAGTTGA